Proteins encoded in a region of the Anoxybacillus amylolyticus genome:
- the tadA gene encoding tRNA adenosine(34) deaminase TadA gives MNDEYYMRLAIEEAKKAEKIGEVPIGAVIVKDDEVIARAHNLRETMQRAVAHAEVLAIDQACQRIGSWRLENTTLYVTLEPCAMCAGAIVLSRIERVVFGASDPKGGCVGTLMNLLQEKRFNHQSEVVSGVLEEECGQMLSEFFRQLRLKKKAAQ, from the coding sequence ATGAACGATGAATATTATATGCGTTTAGCGATTGAAGAGGCGAAAAAAGCAGAAAAAATAGGAGAAGTCCCGATTGGCGCTGTCATTGTCAAAGATGACGAAGTAATTGCTCGCGCCCATAATTTACGGGAAACGATGCAGCGGGCGGTGGCGCATGCGGAAGTGCTTGCTATTGATCAAGCGTGCCAACGAATCGGATCATGGCGGCTAGAAAATACGACGTTATATGTGACATTGGAGCCTTGTGCGATGTGTGCGGGAGCAATTGTTCTATCGCGGATTGAACGAGTCGTGTTTGGTGCAAGCGATCCAAAAGGGGGATGTGTTGGTACGCTAATGAACTTGTTGCAAGAAAAACGATTTAACCACCAATCGGAAGTAGTCAGCGGCGTACTGGAAGAAGAGTGCGGTCAAATGTTAAGTGAGTTTTTTCGGCAGTTACGCCTAAAAAAAAAAGCAGCGCAATGA
- a CDS encoding glycoside hydrolase family 18 protein, producing MQIHVIQRGQTIFGIAQAYNTTPQAIVTANNIPNPNALIVGQALVIPITGRFYWVQTGDSLWTIARKFQITAQQLAQINHISLQTPLSIGQRLYIPPQRKRSAEFNGYVEPRNSVINPSLEASARDVAPYLTYLAPFSFRIQRNGTLKEPPLNNFPSIARANNVTLMMVITNIENDQFSDELATIIFNDEDIQNRFLGNIVTTAKKYGFRDIHFDMEYLRPADRQAYNAFLRKAKQRFQQEGWLMSTALAPKTSATQKGRWYEAHDYRAHGQIVDFVVIMTYEWGYSGGPPLPVSPIGPVRRVLEYAITEMPASKIMMGQNLYGYDWTLPYVPEGKYAQAISPHQAIQLASRYNVSIEYDRNAQAPHFRYRDENGNEHEVWFEDARSIQAKFDLVKALGLRGVSYWKLGLDFPQNWLLITDNFHVTKK from the coding sequence ATGCAAATTCACGTCATACAACGTGGACAAACGATATTTGGCATCGCTCAAGCGTATAACACAACCCCTCAAGCAATCGTTACCGCAAATAATATCCCCAATCCAAATGCACTCATCGTTGGTCAAGCGCTTGTTATTCCTATTACCGGTCGGTTTTATTGGGTGCAGACAGGAGATAGCCTTTGGACGATTGCACGGAAGTTTCAGATAACTGCTCAGCAACTTGCGCAAATCAATCACATTTCTCTCCAAACTCCGCTTTCTATCGGACAACGTTTATATATTCCACCGCAAAGAAAAAGAAGTGCTGAGTTTAACGGATACGTAGAGCCACGCAATTCTGTTATCAATCCTTCACTAGAAGCAAGTGCTCGGGATGTTGCTCCGTATTTAACATATTTAGCACCGTTCAGTTTTCGAATCCAACGAAACGGTACATTAAAAGAACCCCCTCTGAACAATTTTCCTTCTATCGCCCGCGCCAATAACGTCACATTAATGATGGTGATTACAAACATTGAAAACGACCAATTTAGCGATGAACTTGCGACCATCATTTTCAATGACGAGGACATTCAAAACCGTTTTCTCGGAAACATTGTCACCACCGCTAAAAAATACGGATTCCGCGACATTCATTTTGATATGGAATATTTACGCCCAGCTGACCGCCAAGCATATAACGCCTTTTTACGAAAAGCAAAACAACGGTTCCAACAAGAAGGATGGCTAATGTCGACTGCACTGGCACCAAAAACGAGTGCTACCCAAAAAGGACGATGGTATGAGGCACATGATTATCGTGCGCACGGACAAATTGTCGATTTTGTTGTCATTATGACATACGAATGGGGATATAGCGGTGGCCCGCCGCTCCCTGTTTCTCCTATCGGACCTGTCCGGAGAGTGTTAGAATATGCGATTACAGAAATGCCGGCTTCCAAAATTATGATGGGGCAAAATTTATATGGCTATGATTGGACATTGCCATACGTCCCAGAGGGAAAATATGCACAAGCAATTAGCCCACACCAAGCAATCCAACTTGCCTCCCGCTACAATGTTTCCATCGAATACGATCGAAATGCCCAAGCACCCCATTTCCGTTACCGTGACGAAAATGGCAACGAGCATGAAGTATGGTTTGAAGATGCTCGCTCCATTCAAGCAAAATTTGATTTAGTCAAAGCGCTTGGGTTAAGAGGGGTAAGCTATTGGAAATTAGGATTAGACTTTCCACAAAATTGGTTGCTTATTACAGATAACTTCCATGTCACGAAAAAG